A single window of Cyanobacterium sp. T60_A2020_053 DNA harbors:
- a CDS encoding DUF2237 domain-containing protein has protein sequence MTMDKNVLGKPLGICCTAPVTGYYRDGCCRTGMGDVGLHLVCAQVTAEFLNFSKAQGNDLITPMPMYNFPGLKPGDKWCLCVSRWLDALKAGCAPPIVLDATHEKTLNYVPLEVLQEHSL, from the coding sequence TTGACGATGGATAAAAATGTTTTAGGGAAACCATTAGGGATATGTTGCACAGCGCCCGTCACCGGTTATTATCGTGATGGGTGTTGTCGCACGGGTATGGGAGATGTGGGCTTACATTTGGTATGTGCGCAAGTGACAGCAGAATTTTTGAACTTCAGTAAAGCGCAGGGGAATGATTTAATTACTCCCATGCCCATGTATAACTTCCCCGGCTTGAAACCCGGTGATAAATGGTGTTTATGTGTATCGAGATGGTTAGACGCTTTGAAAGCAGGATGTGCGCCCCCCATCGTCTTAGATGCCACCCATGAAAAAACCCTCAATTATGTACCGTTAGAAGTGTTACAAGAACATTCTCTTTGA
- a CDS encoding metal ABC transporter ATP-binding protein yields the protein MTSALHLDIKNLTVSYQQLEALRNINLTVKTGRVTGIIGPNGAGKSTLIKAMMGLITPRMGSVMYGQHPLTSQRDLVAYVPQRSNIDWDYPATVWDVVMMGRVKKTGWLRPFSRMSREKASHSLERVGLRALGNRPIGQLSGGQQQRVFLARALAQDADIFFFDEPFVGVDQKTETIIFEIFQELAKSNKIVMVVNHDLGESINNFDDLILLNKQLIAYGKRENVLTDVNISNAYGGKVYFASQDDVA from the coding sequence ATGACCAGCGCCCTCCACCTTGATATTAAAAATTTGACAGTAAGTTATCAGCAACTGGAAGCCTTACGCAATATCAATTTAACCGTTAAAACGGGCAGGGTGACGGGCATTATTGGACCTAATGGCGCGGGGAAAAGCACCCTAATCAAAGCGATGATGGGCTTAATTACCCCTAGAATGGGTAGCGTGATGTACGGTCAACACCCCCTCACTTCGCAACGGGATTTGGTTGCCTATGTGCCACAGAGGTCGAATATTGATTGGGATTATCCAGCTACGGTGTGGGATGTGGTGATGATGGGTAGAGTGAAAAAAACTGGTTGGTTACGCCCTTTTTCGAGAATGAGTCGTGAAAAAGCAAGTCATAGCCTTGAAAGGGTGGGGTTGAGGGCGCTGGGTAATCGCCCTATTGGGCAATTATCAGGAGGGCAACAACAAAGGGTATTTTTGGCGCGCGCCCTGGCTCAAGATGCTGATATATTTTTCTTTGATGAGCCTTTTGTGGGAGTAGATCAAAAAACTGAAACCATCATTTTTGAGATTTTTCAAGAACTAGCTAAAAGTAATAAAATTGTCATGGTAGTTAACCATGATTTGGGGGAATCTATCAACAATTTTGACGATTTGATTTTGCTCAATAAACAGTTAATTGCCTACGGGAAAAGAGAAAATGTGTTAACTGATGTCAATATTTCCAATGCCTATGGTGGCAAAGTTTATTTTGCCTCTCAAGATGATGTAGCTTAA
- a CDS encoding DUF3593 domain-containing protein produces the protein MSIENLFAVSLFPYLGFLWFLTKSKKVPKLALRGFYLLLLFVFVTIPAGIYAKVHYDTSLANVDWLHGSAEFFLTLSNIFVVLGFRQAVMEKENQS, from the coding sequence ATGAGTATCGAGAATTTATTTGCAGTTTCTTTATTTCCCTATTTGGGATTTTTATGGTTTTTAACTAAGTCAAAAAAAGTGCCTAAGTTAGCTTTAAGAGGTTTTTATCTTTTATTGTTATTTGTTTTTGTAACGATTCCAGCAGGAATTTATGCAAAAGTTCATTATGATACTTCTTTGGCTAATGTAGATTGGTTACATGGTAGCGCTGAGTTTTTTTTAACTTTGTCTAATATTTTTGTGGTGTTGGGGTTTCGTCAAGCTGTGATGGAAAAGGAAAATCAGTCTTAA